In Providencia alcalifaciens, the sequence GGTTACACGACTAAGCGTAGCTTAACAGGGATGGGTAACTTCCTGTTTATGGCGCTGATTGGTCTGGTTGTCGCTTCTTTGGTTAACATCTGGCTGCAAAGTTCTATGATGTACTGGGTGATCACTTACGGTGGTGTGTTACTGTTCGCTGCATTAACCGCGTATGACACTCAAAAACTCAAAGAGATGGGTGAGCAAATCAATCAAGATGACAGAGAAAATATGCGTAAATACTCCATTATGGGCGCGTTATCTCTGTATTTAGATTTCATCAACCTGTTCCTGATGTTACTGCGTATCTTTGGTGATCGCCGTTAATTGCTCATCAAGCAGATTGAAAAGTAAGATTTATTAAGTTTAAAACTGCACTTCAAACGTTGAATACCAACGGATTAGGGTGCAGTTTTTTATTGTTTATTTTTTTCCTTCCTATGTTTCCTTTTTATCTTTCCCTTCTATAGACTCATTTAACTCAAGAAAACGGCTTTAATTTCTCAATATAGCGCCCAATCCACAGCCCAATAAACAGAATACTGGTCGCAATGAAAAAGGTGCTACCGAGCAGGAGCCAGGTGTTCTTATAAACATAAGGCTGAATAATGCCATAGGTAAATATCAACAATGGAAAATGCAGAATATAGATAGTGTAAGAGCTTGGCGTGAGCTGCTTGCCCGGTAGATAAAAACGAACTCGGTGAAAGCTCATTAAATAAAACAGATAACAAAAACTGATCCCGCATAGGGTGCCATAGAGCGCTAATAAATATTTTTGTTTATCAAAAGTGACTGGAAAATAGAGATATCCAACGATAGCAAGTAACATCAATAATCCGGATATCAGACTAAAGCTAAGAATTAACTGGCTACGTTTAATGTTGTATTGATGATTATGTAGCAACGCCGCAATGACGCCACTACACCAAATCAAGGCATACAGAAAAAAAGTATAATTCAGCAAGCTGAGTAGGATGAGTAATGTGACTCCAATCATACAGCTGATACGATTACCAGGCAGCATCAATAAACCAAATAGCGCATAGAACCAAACTTCGAAGGGCAATGACCAAAATGCAAAGTTACTCGGCGGCGTCTCAGTAATAAACCCGTTAATAAATAGCAATACGCCCACGAGCCCTTCAACACTTAGCGCCATTTTTGCTTGAGTCATGGTATTGCTAATAATTGTTATTTCACGGGTTCCATTGGCAAAAAAGTAAGGTGCAATCAGATAGAGGATTATCAGCACCACGCACCCAAGGTAGAAAGGCGGTAAAATACGATTTGAGCGAGAAATGAGATAAGGTTTTATTTTAAATGTTTGATTTTTATTAATATTATAACTAACTGATTTGCAAATCAGAAAGCCGCTCAGAGCAAAAAAAGCCATCACACATGAATGACCAAATAGGTACAGAGGCAGCATCACGGCAGGCCAGATTGGATATAAAAAGACTAAATATGCATGTCCAAACAGCACCACTGCGGTGCAAAACCCTCGTAACATATCTAGCTGTTCGGAAACCGCAGGTTCAATTGGCGCAAATCGTTGAAATAAGGTATTGGAAATCATTGATTTACCTGCCTTGAATTGGTCTCAGGAATAAAATTTAGGGTTTTATTGCCATACCACTGGGTTTTCCCTTCCTCACTAAAAGGTAAGTTTTGGTAATCACCGTTTATCCAGGCAGGAATATTGTCGGCATAGTGTGGACT encodes:
- a CDS encoding acyltransferase family protein — encoded protein: MISNTLFQRFAPIEPAVSEQLDMLRGFCTAVVLFGHAYLVFLYPIWPAVMLPLYLFGHSCVMAFFALSGFLICKSVSYNINKNQTFKIKPYLISRSNRILPPFYLGCVVLIILYLIAPYFFANGTREITIISNTMTQAKMALSVEGLVGVLLFINGFITETPPSNFAFWSLPFEVWFYALFGLLMLPGNRISCMIGVTLLILLSLLNYTFFLYALIWCSGVIAALLHNHQYNIKRSQLILSFSLISGLLMLLAIVGYLYFPVTFDKQKYLLALYGTLCGISFCYLFYLMSFHRVRFYLPGKQLTPSSYTIYILHFPLLIFTYGIIQPYVYKNTWLLLGSTFFIATSILFIGLWIGRYIEKLKPFS